One window of the Staphylococcus equorum genome contains the following:
- the gap gene encoding type I glyceraldehyde-3-phosphate dehydrogenase translates to MAVKVAINGFGRIGRLAFRRIQDVEGIDVVAVNDLTDDEMLAHLLKYDTTQGRFTGEVEVEKDGFRVNGQEVKSFSEPEPSKLPWKDLDIDVVLECTGFFADKEKAEAHIDAGAKKVLISAPATGDLKTIVYNTNHSELDGSETVVSGASCTTNSLAPVAKVLNDDFGLVEGFMTTIHAYTGDQSTQDAPHRKGDKRRARAAAENIIPNSTGAAKAIGLVIPEIDGKLDGGAQRVPVATGSLTELTVVLEKDVSVEDVNAAMKNASDESFGYTEDEIVSSDVIGMTYGSLFDATQTRVMTVGDHQLVKIAAWYDNEMSYTSQLVRTLEYLADQSK, encoded by the coding sequence ATGGCAGTTAAAGTAGCAATTAATGGTTTTGGTAGAATTGGACGTTTAGCATTTAGAAGAATTCAAGACGTAGAAGGTATTGACGTAGTAGCAGTTAACGATTTAACAGATGACGAAATGTTAGCTCATTTATTAAAATATGACACTACACAAGGTCGCTTCACAGGAGAAGTTGAAGTAGAAAAAGACGGATTCCGTGTAAATGGACAAGAAGTTAAATCATTCTCAGAACCTGAACCAAGTAAATTACCTTGGAAAGATTTAGACATCGATGTTGTTTTAGAATGTACTGGTTTCTTCGCTGATAAAGAAAAAGCAGAAGCTCACATTGACGCTGGCGCTAAAAAAGTATTAATCTCTGCACCAGCAACAGGCGACTTAAAAACAATCGTTTATAACACTAACCACAGTGAATTAGATGGTTCAGAAACAGTTGTTTCAGGTGCTTCATGTACTACTAACTCATTAGCTCCAGTAGCTAAAGTTTTAAATGACGACTTCGGCTTAGTTGAAGGTTTCATGACTACTATTCACGCATATACTGGTGACCAAAGTACTCAAGATGCTCCACACAGAAAAGGCGACAAACGCCGTGCACGTGCAGCTGCTGAAAACATCATCCCTAACTCAACAGGTGCTGCTAAAGCAATTGGTTTAGTAATCCCTGAAATCGATGGTAAATTAGACGGTGGCGCTCAACGTGTTCCAGTTGCTACTGGTTCATTAACTGAACTTACAGTTGTATTAGAAAAAGACGTAAGCGTTGAAGACGTTAACGCAGCAATGAAAAATGCTTCAGACGAATCATTTGGTTACACTGAAGACGAAATCGTTTCTTCTGACGTAATCGGTATGACTTACGGTTCATTATTCGATGCAACGCAAACTCGTGTTATGACAGTTGGAGATCACCAATTAGTTAAAATAGCTGCTTGGTATGATAACGAAATGTCTTACACTTCACAATTAGTTCGTACTTTAGAATATTTAGCTGACCAATCTAAATAA